The nucleotide sequence TGGACTGATAGATCAGGTTTGCGTAGAACGTCCGCTGCTGTCCCTGGTAAGGCCGGTACCCAAAATTGGCCGTCTGCTCGTGGTGCAGGCCATTCAGAATCAGACCCAGCCCTTTGTAGGGCTTTTCGGGATAAAGCCGGGCCGTTTTGGAGAAAAACTCCAGTCGCCTGGTGGTATTGCCGAAGCCATAGCGCGACGAACCAAAGCGGGATAGCTGCCCCCCGTCGCGGTCTTCATACAGGGCTTTCACGCCAAACTGCGCCATAAACCGCTCACTGCTGTATTTGTAGCGATTAATGGCGTTAAACTGGGTGTACAGCGGCAGGTCCCGGAAACCGTCGTTGTTTTGATCCAGCTCCGAGCGTAACGTGCTGGCGTGGCCCAGCACGCCCACACTCCATGTTTTGCTTAACAGCTTCGACCAGTTGGCGTTGCCTTCGAGCCGCCCGAAACTGTTAACGTATCCATTCAGGAACAGTTTATCGGGACTGTCGGGCTTTTGTAATTCAACGTTCATCTGCCCGCTCATACTCTCGTAGCCATTCACGACCGAACCAGCGCCCTTGCCGACGTCGATACTCGTAATCCACGTACCGGGAATATAGTTCAGGCCAAAGGCGGTGGCCAGCCCCCGGACGGTCGGAATATTCTCTACGTTGGTCTGAACATACTGCCCGCCCAGGCCCAGAAACTGAATCTGTTTCGCGCCCGTGACGGCATCGCTGTACGACACACTGACCGACGCGTTGGTCTCGAAACTCTCCGACAGGTTACAGCAGGCCGCCTTAGCCAGTGTTCGCTGCGTAATGAGTTCCGTCTGGATAGGATTGATCCGGTCAATCTGGCCGGGTGCGCCGGAAACGGTCACCTCCTGCAGGGTTTGCTCGGCCCGGAGCGTTACGGTCAGTTCAGCCGCCGGACTGGCCACTCGCAATGTGTCGGCCTGATACCCTACGTAGCTAACAATCAACTGGCTACCAGCCGGCTGCATCTGAATGTAAAACCGGCCAGCAGAGTCGGTCACCGTGCCCGTTGACGTTTCTGCCCACCGCACCGTAGCGCCGACGAGAGGCACCCGCCTTCCCTTAACAAGTTCATTAACGGTGCCGATAAGCCGGGGCGCGGTTGAGACTAATACTGTGTCGGCAGCGGGTTTTATTGTTTGTATGGAATCGGATTGGGCCATGGCCGAAACGCCATACCAGAGCGTAAAGCCAGATAAAGCCATCCGAAGACAGAAGAATCGCATGATGGTCTTGATTGAAGTGAAACACAAGACGCCCGCATCGTCAGGATGCCGGCGCCACAGAATCAATCAATACCTCAAATCAGAAGTGTGTGAACAAGCGTCAGAATATCCCGCCCGGAACGGGAAGGAAGAGACGGGAGAGACGAAATGGATGACGTAGTATCGGTGGCAAAAATCCACTCGACCATCCAGGTCAGCAGGGCCGTAACGCCCGCCAGAACCGTTTCCGTTACGGTCTTGACAAACTTCGCAACTAACTGACTCAGCGAGGACGTAACGTCAACATTCTCAAAGTGCTGATCGTCCTGGCAGCACTCGGTTTTCTTGACGACGGTTTCCTGGACCGGCATAGGATTGTTGTCCGTAGCACAACCCACCTGCTGCTGGTTTTCGCTGAAGGCAACGACCACCGTCTTTTTCTTGCCGCGCATTTGACACGTGTGCTCAACCAGCCCAAAGCCGGTACTGCTCAGCAGCACGACGCAGGCCATCAACAGGTTGAACAATCGGAACAAAGCACGTTTCATAGCGGACCAAATGTAGAATTGGACAAGTATAAAAGCAAGCTACCCGGCAAAAAGTTCGACGCTGGTCAGCTACGCCTGATTATTCAATGATCCTGCCCTTTACTTTTTTATGAAAAATCTTTACCAAGTCGTATTTTTGTTTTTGCCAAATTACGTAACTGCCCGGCTGCTAACCTGTGAACTATTCTTTTCTTCCGATTCTGACTGGGCTTTCGCTCCTGCTGACGGCCTGCGACAAGCCACTTTTCTCGCTCCTGCCCGCCGACGAAACCGGTATTACGTTCTCAAATCGTATCGTTGACAACGATACGATGAACATTATCGACTTCGAATACATCTATAACGGGGGGGGCACCGCCATCGGCGATTTCAACAACGATGGCCTGTCGGACGTGTTCTTTACCGGCAATCAGGTGGCCAACCGACTCTATCTGAACAAGGGGGAGTTTAAGTTTGAAGACATTACGCAGAAGGCGGGCGTAGGCGGTAACGGCAAGTGGTGCTCCGGTGTGGCGCTGGTGGACATTAATAACGACGGCTGGCTGGACATTTACGTCGGAGCAACTGTCAGTAAGGTAGCCGCCAAACGGGAGAACCTGCTGTTCGTGAACCAGGGGGCGAAAAATGGCCAGCCGCCGGTATTCCGCGAAATGGCGAAGGAATACGGTATCGCCGACGACGGCCACACGACCAACGCGGCTTTCTTCGATTATGATAACGACGGCGATCTGGACCTGTACGTTCTGACGAACACCATCGAAAACTACCCCAACGCCTATCACGATAAAGTCAAGGACGGCTCGTCGCCCACCACCGACCGGCTGTACCGCAATGACCCCAATCCGACGCTCGGCCACCCGGTCTTCACGAACGTATCGAAAGAGGCTAATATCCTGACCGAAGGCTATGGTCTGGGATTGAATATTACGGACATCAACCGCGACGGCTGGAAAGATATTTACGTGACGAACGATTACCTGAGCGACGACCTGCTGTACATTAATAACCACGACGGTACGTTCACCGATCAGGCGGGGCAGTATTTTAAGCACACGAGCAGTTCGGCAATGGGGAACGACGTGGCCGACATCAACAACGACGGACTGGTCGATGTCGTGGCGGTGGATATGCTCCCGCGCGACAACTACCGCAAGAAGATGCTTGTCGGGCCGAATAACTACCAGACCTACCTCAACAACGAGCAGTATAAGTTCAACTACCAGTACGTCCGGAACACGCTGCAGCTTAACCAGGGGCCAGTCCCGACGGTTGCGGGTGGCGTGCATCCCGTGTTCAGCGACATCAGTCTCTTCAGCGACGTGGCCGAAACCGACTGGAGCTGGACACCGACCCTGCTCGACTTCGACCACGACGGCTACCGCGACCTGCTAATCACGAACGGTTTCCCAAAGGACATTACTGACCGCGATTTCGTGTCGTTCCGGGCGGAGAGCGCGACGGTAGCTACCAAGTCGTTCATGCTGGAGCAGATTCCCATTATCAAGATCAGCAACTACGCCTTCCGCAACAAAGGTGGCGACAAAGCGGGCGATCTGGGGTTTGAAGACGTAACCGAAAAGTGGGGCCTGAAAACGCCATCGTTTTCCAACGGGGCGGCCTATGGCGACCTGGACAACGATGGCGACGTGGATTATGTGGTGAACAACATCAATGATTCAGCATTTGTCTACCGCAATAACCTCGTTGAAAGCAAGCGTGCCAAAGCCAATTACCTGCGGGTTAAGTTTGTCGGTCCGGCGCAGAACCGCATGGGGCTGGGGGCCACCGTCGAATTGCATTACGGTAACCAGAAACAGGTTTACGAACATACTCCCTACCGCGGCTACCTGTCGACTGTTGAACCAGTAGCTCATTTTGGGCTCGGCGCTACGGCAACGATCAATGAAGTGCGGATTATCTGGCCGGGGCTGAACGGACAGCCCCAGCGGCAGCAGGTGCTGCGTAACGTAAAACCCAATCAGGTTCTGACGGCCGACGTACGCAATGCCCGCGAACCGGTTGCTCCCGCCAGTGCCCCAAAGAGTTTGTTTACCGAGGTGACGGATTCGCTGAAGATTGCTTACCAACATAGCGAACTGGAGTATATTGACTTCAACGTTCAGAAACTATTACCGCATAAACTCTCGCAGTTTGGCCCCGCCGTATCCGTTGGTGATGTCAACGGTGATGGACTGGACGATATGTTCGTCGGTGGCTCCAAGTTCAACAAAGGGCATTTTCTGCTGCAGACGGCCGCTGGTGCCTTTGTCGAGAAAGACCTGCTGCCGGGCGAGGCTGTCCCCGGCCCTTACGGCGGAACGGCTAAGGATAAGATTCAGGAGGACATGGGTACACTGCTTTTTGATGCCGACGGCGATGGCGACCTGGATCTTTACGTTGCCAGTGGCAGTATCGAAGGAGATCCGTCGGCGCCCATAGCTACGGGACCGGTTTTTCAGGACAGGCTGTATCTGAACGATGGCAAAGGCGGGTTATCATTGGCACAGAATGCCTTACCCGCCAATAGCGTCAGCAAGTCGTGCGTGAAAGCCGCCGACATTGACCGCGATGGCGATCTGGATCTGTTCGTGGGTGGCCGGGTCGAACCTGATCATTACCCCAAGCCTGTGTCGAGCTTTGTTCTCCGTAACGATTCCAGGCCCGGTCAGCCCCGGTTTACGGACGTTACCAAAACGCTGGCTCCCGCTTTGCAGGACATTGGGCTGGTTTGCGATGCGCTCTGGACCGACCCCGACAATGACGGCTGGCCCGACCTGATGCTGGCCGGCGAGTTTATGCCCCTGACTTTACTGAAAAACCAGCAGGGCAAATTACAGGCTGCCAAAGACCAGCTAAGTGAGCAGAAAGGCTGGTGGAATTCGCTGGTGGCTGGTGATTTCGACCGCGACGGCGACATCGACTACATAGCGGGGAATCTCGGCCAGAACGCCCGCATGCGCGCCAGTAAAGAGGAACCGGTACGGGTCTACGCGGGCGACTTCGACAACAACGGCTTTTACGACGCCATCCCGACTATTTTCATCCCCGACGAAAAAGGAAACCGCCGGGAGTTTACGTTCCACGGCCGCGACGATCTCATCAAGCAGATGATTTCCATGCGGAAGCGGTTTCCACTGTATAAGGATTTTACGCAGGCCAGCATTGATAAACTCCTGACGGACGAAGAACGCGAAAAGGCGCTGGTGCTGGAAGCGAATTACTTCCAGTCGGCTTACGTGGAAAACAAAGGGAATGGTAAATTCGAACTGCACCCGCTGCCAACACCCGCACAGATGGCACCGATCTTTGGCATGGTGGCCAATGACGTTGATCGCGACGGTAACCTCGACGTTATGCTGGTGGGTAATGACTACGGTGGCGAGGTGCTCATGGGCCGCTACGACGCCCTGAATGGCCTCTGGCTACGGGGCGATGGCAAAGGTGGTTTTACGGCTCAGACAACGGCAGCCAGTGGCTTCTACGTCCCCGGCAATGCCAAAGGACTGGCGCAGTTAACCGACGCCAGCGGTCGCGAACTGCTGGTGGCTACCCAGAATCGGGGGCGGCTGTGCGTGTTTCGCAACAACCAGCCTGCTCCGTCTGTCCGGCTGCGCTCCACCGACGTATCGGCCTTGCTAACCTTTAAGGACGGTAAAACTCAGAAAGTCGAGTTTAGTTATGGTAATTCATTTTTGTCGCAGTCGGCGCGAACGCTGCTGGTAAGTCCGCAGGTCAAGGGCATTGAAATTACCGATTCAAAAGGGCATAAACGACCGGCCCTCAACGAAGCA is from Spirosoma taeanense and encodes:
- a CDS encoding TonB-dependent receptor; this translates as MRFFCLRMALSGFTLWYGVSAMAQSDSIQTIKPAADTVLVSTAPRLIGTVNELVKGRRVPLVGATVRWAETSTGTVTDSAGRFYIQMQPAGSQLIVSYVGYQADTLRVASPAAELTVTLRAEQTLQEVTVSGAPGQIDRINPIQTELITQRTLAKAACCNLSESFETNASVSVSYSDAVTGAKQIQFLGLGGQYVQTNVENIPTVRGLATAFGLNYIPGTWITSIDVGKGAGSVVNGYESMSGQMNVELQKPDSPDKLFLNGYVNSFGRLEGNANWSKLLSKTWSVGVLGHASTLRSELDQNNDGFRDLPLYTQFNAINRYKYSSERFMAQFGVKALYEDRDGGQLSRFGSSRYGFGNTTRRLEFFSKTARLYPEKPYKGLGLILNGLHHEQTANFGYRPYQGQQRTFYANLIYQSIIGNTNHTYKTGLSYLLDDYREQLGSRQTSRTESVPGIFVEYTYTYPEKLTLVLGGRFDYHNLYGGQWTPRAHLKYNLNPNLTLRASAGRGFRVPNPFAENFGYLVSSRAVFLDGSLRPEISWNYGLSVTNDFELLGKKSSLVLDYHRTDFQNQLVVDVEHPRELHFYNLNGASFANSFQVELNVQPVRRFEVKAAYRLFDVRQSMGGPFGEERLLPRMMVSRDRVLLNAGYALPFDKWKFDATLQWNGPRRIPYLGEGYVHTSYANMPTDFAPGFYNLNAQVSRAFRSGWEIYLGGENLTGFRQTNPIVGAADPFGPDFDAGARVWGPITGRMIYAGFRFKPQL
- a CDS encoding HYC_CC_PP family protein gives rise to the protein MKRALFRLFNLLMACVVLLSSTGFGLVEHTCQMRGKKKTVVVAFSENQQQVGCATDNNPMPVQETVVKKTECCQDDQHFENVDVTSSLSQLVAKFVKTVTETVLAGVTALLTWMVEWIFATDTTSSISSLPSLPSRSGRDILTLVHTLLI
- a CDS encoding FG-GAP-like repeat-containing protein, with translation MNYSFLPILTGLSLLLTACDKPLFSLLPADETGITFSNRIVDNDTMNIIDFEYIYNGGGTAIGDFNNDGLSDVFFTGNQVANRLYLNKGEFKFEDITQKAGVGGNGKWCSGVALVDINNDGWLDIYVGATVSKVAAKRENLLFVNQGAKNGQPPVFREMAKEYGIADDGHTTNAAFFDYDNDGDLDLYVLTNTIENYPNAYHDKVKDGSSPTTDRLYRNDPNPTLGHPVFTNVSKEANILTEGYGLGLNITDINRDGWKDIYVTNDYLSDDLLYINNHDGTFTDQAGQYFKHTSSSAMGNDVADINNDGLVDVVAVDMLPRDNYRKKMLVGPNNYQTYLNNEQYKFNYQYVRNTLQLNQGPVPTVAGGVHPVFSDISLFSDVAETDWSWTPTLLDFDHDGYRDLLITNGFPKDITDRDFVSFRAESATVATKSFMLEQIPIIKISNYAFRNKGGDKAGDLGFEDVTEKWGLKTPSFSNGAAYGDLDNDGDVDYVVNNINDSAFVYRNNLVESKRAKANYLRVKFVGPAQNRMGLGATVELHYGNQKQVYEHTPYRGYLSTVEPVAHFGLGATATINEVRIIWPGLNGQPQRQQVLRNVKPNQVLTADVRNAREPVAPASAPKSLFTEVTDSLKIAYQHSELEYIDFNVQKLLPHKLSQFGPAVSVGDVNGDGLDDMFVGGSKFNKGHFLLQTAAGAFVEKDLLPGEAVPGPYGGTAKDKIQEDMGTLLFDADGDGDLDLYVASGSIEGDPSAPIATGPVFQDRLYLNDGKGGLSLAQNALPANSVSKSCVKAADIDRDGDLDLFVGGRVEPDHYPKPVSSFVLRNDSRPGQPRFTDVTKTLAPALQDIGLVCDALWTDPDNDGWPDLMLAGEFMPLTLLKNQQGKLQAAKDQLSEQKGWWNSLVAGDFDRDGDIDYIAGNLGQNARMRASKEEPVRVYAGDFDNNGFYDAIPTIFIPDEKGNRREFTFHGRDDLIKQMISMRKRFPLYKDFTQASIDKLLTDEEREKALVLEANYFQSAYVENKGNGKFELHPLPTPAQMAPIFGMVANDVDRDGNLDVMLVGNDYGGEVLMGRYDALNGLWLRGDGKGGFTAQTTAASGFYVPGNAKGLAQLTDASGRELLVATQNRGRLCVFRNNQPAPSVRLRSTDVSALLTFKDGKTQKVEFSYGNSFLSQSARTLLVSPQVKGIEITDSKGHKRPALNEATLTRR